The Geminocystis sp. M7585_C2015_104 sequence GGCCGAGCCCCTTGTCAAAAGGGGTAATTTTGTAGGATAATAGTAGACTGTCCAGAAAAGCTAGAGGGAGAAGACTGGCTAGAGATGGCAAGCAAAAAAGGTGCCAGGATAATCATCACCTTGGAATGTACGGAGTGTCGCACCAACCCCAATAAACGCTCTAATGGGGTGTCTCGTTATACTACCACGAAGAATAGAAGAAACACCCCCAACAGACTAGAGTTGAGGAAGTATTGTCCCTATTGTAACAAACACACTATTCACAAGGAAATCAAGTAGTAAAAGGAAGTTTTTGTAGTTTGTAGAGGAAGGATTATGGCCTATTTTCGCAAGAAAACATCTCCCATCCCCCGCAACCAAAAAATCGACTATAAAGATGTAGAACTGTTGCGTAAGTTTATCACGGAAAGGGGCAAGATTCTGCCAAGGAGAATAACAGGATTAACAGCCCGTCAACAGAGGGATTTGACAGACGCGGTGAAAAGAGCTAGAATTCTGGCCCTGTTGCCCTTCTTGAATTTAGAAGGCTCCTAGTATATCCCCCGTCAGCCACGATTCGACTCTTTTTTCTCCATGACGGGTGGCTGATATTCATCTAAATGTGCTATTATCATGTAATGATGGCTTGTTATGGGTACGTAGCTCAGAGGATAGAGCGCCAGATTCCGGTTCTGGTGGTCGGGGGTTCAAGTCCCTCCGTACTCGTGGCCCTTTCGTCTTAATCTCGACACCGTTAGGGGTAGACTTCTGACCCGATTTTGGCCCACGGTGCCACCAATAGCACAACTTATAAGGACTTGTCAGGATAACTCCCCGTCTGTTTGTTACAGTTTTTTAAAAAACCCTGACATGAGACACCAATTTTGTCAGGGGGGACTTAAATTAGGAAAAACAAAAATTCGGACGATTTTAGAAGCTACTTCAGGATATCTAAGTAGTAACCTCCGAAAACCCCTCTCTATCATCCTGTTACTCATACTCACTCTCCATTTTAA is a genomic window containing:
- the rpmG gene encoding 50S ribosomal protein L33; the encoded protein is MASKKGARIIITLECTECRTNPNKRSNGVSRYTTTKNRRNTPNRLELRKYCPYCNKHTIHKEIK
- a CDS encoding 30S ribosomal protein S18, with the translated sequence MAYFRKKTSPIPRNQKIDYKDVELLRKFITERGKILPRRITGLTARQQRDLTDAVKRARILALLPFLNLEGS